From a single Natronorubrum tibetense GA33 genomic region:
- the trpD gene encoding anthranilate phosphoribosyltransferase, which yields MQEYVERVTDGEDLTQNEARAASTAVFEEATEAQIGALLAALRAKGETEAEIAGFAEGMREAARTISPDREPLVDTCGTGGDDYDTINVSTTSAIVTAGAGVPVAKHGNYSVSSSSGSADVLEVAGVNVEAEPPAVEDAIERDGIGFMLAPVFHPAMKAVIGPRKELGMRTVFNVLGPLTNPAGADAQVVGVYDPDLVPVLADALARMDVDRALVVHGAGTDEIAIHGETVAAEVTGSSVEAYTLEPSDLGLEQHDIEAISGGSPEENADDMRGIVEGTVTDAKRDVILANAGAAIYVAGEADSLEAGADAAREAIDSGSAATKLEQLCAGTTEQVQR from the coding sequence ATGCAGGAGTACGTCGAACGGGTAACTGACGGGGAGGATCTCACACAGAACGAGGCTCGAGCGGCCTCTACGGCGGTCTTCGAAGAGGCGACGGAGGCACAGATCGGCGCGCTGCTCGCCGCGCTGCGAGCGAAAGGCGAGACGGAAGCCGAAATCGCGGGCTTCGCCGAAGGCATGCGCGAGGCGGCGCGAACGATCTCCCCCGATCGGGAGCCGCTGGTCGATACCTGTGGCACGGGTGGTGACGACTACGACACGATCAACGTCTCGACGACGAGCGCGATCGTCACCGCCGGCGCGGGCGTTCCGGTCGCCAAACACGGCAACTACTCCGTCTCCTCCTCCTCCGGCAGCGCGGACGTCCTCGAGGTCGCGGGCGTAAACGTCGAGGCCGAACCGCCGGCCGTCGAGGACGCCATCGAACGCGACGGGATCGGCTTCATGCTCGCGCCCGTCTTCCACCCCGCGATGAAGGCCGTCATCGGCCCGCGCAAGGAACTCGGGATGCGGACGGTGTTCAATGTGCTCGGGCCGCTGACGAACCCCGCTGGCGCAGACGCGCAAGTCGTCGGCGTCTACGACCCCGATCTCGTCCCCGTCCTCGCGGACGCCCTCGCGCGGATGGACGTCGACCGAGCGCTGGTCGTCCACGGCGCGGGCACCGACGAAATCGCGATCCACGGGGAGACCGTCGCCGCGGAAGTAACTGGCTCCAGCGTGGAGGCATACACCCTCGAGCCGTCCGATCTCGGTCTCGAGCAACACGATATCGAGGCCATCTCGGGCGGCTCACCCGAAGAAAACGCCGACGACATGCGCGGCATCGTCGAGGGGACGGTTACGGATGCCAAACGGGACGTCATCCTCGCGAACGCCGGCGCGGCGATCTACGTCGCTGGCGAGGCCGACTCGCTCGAAGCGGGTGCCGACGCGGCACGCGAGGCGATCGACTCCGGGTCGGCGGCGACGAAACTCGAGCAACTCTGCGCGGGAACGACGGAGCAGGTACAGCGATGA
- a CDS encoding phosphoribosylanthranilate isomerase — translation MTRVKICGLTSEDDLETAVEAGADALGIICDVSVDTPREVSIERAKALVAAAPPFVTTVLVTMPSGPNRAIELVEEIEPDAVQYHGSIRPGDLAYLRAKIDAQLLLAVDADDAETAAAYDDVVDGLIVDTPGEDGGGGTGKTHDWEQTRLAAVDLESPLILAGGLTPDNVGDAVRTVEPFAVDVASGVEADGGVKDPDAVRSFIDRATNARRPAEL, via the coding sequence ATGACTCGCGTGAAGATCTGCGGGCTGACGAGCGAGGACGACCTCGAGACGGCCGTCGAAGCGGGGGCCGACGCCCTCGGTATCATCTGTGACGTGTCGGTCGATACGCCCCGAGAGGTCTCCATCGAGCGAGCCAAAGCGCTCGTCGCCGCGGCCCCGCCGTTCGTGACGACCGTGCTCGTGACGATGCCGTCCGGACCGAACCGGGCGATCGAACTGGTCGAGGAGATCGAACCCGACGCGGTTCAGTACCACGGCAGCATTCGACCCGGGGATCTGGCGTACCTGCGCGCGAAGATCGACGCCCAACTCCTGCTCGCGGTCGACGCCGACGATGCGGAGACGGCCGCGGCCTACGACGACGTGGTCGACGGACTCATCGTCGACACGCCTGGAGAGGACGGCGGCGGCGGCACCGGTAAAACCCACGACTGGGAACAGACTCGACTGGCCGCGGTCGACCTCGAGTCCCCGCTGATCCTCGCGGGCGGACTCACCCCCGACAACGTCGGCGATGCGGTACGGACGGTCGAACCGTTCGCCGTCGACGTCGCGAGCGGGGTCGAGGCGGACGGCGGCGTCAAGGATCCCGACGCCGTTCGATCGTTTATCGACCGAGCCACGAACGCCCGCCGACCGGCGGAGCTCTGA